The following coding sequences are from one Candidatus Hydrogenedentota bacterium window:
- a CDS encoding DNA methylase — MHEKPPLTLQTTTLWDYPSQHYGKGMQGDQNYIGATPSYIIWNLLERYTRKRDLVVDPMCGSGTTLDVARDLERRALGYDIEPFRDDIFRGDARKIPLEDEKADFVFVDPPYSTHIDYSNNPACIGKLDAQTPAYFEAMEKVIREIYRILKPSRYMALYVCDSFKKGAPFCPIGFRLFSMLERRFQTADIVCVARHNKSLKRRHWHTEAIAGNYFLRGFNYLFIMKKPGTVVPRDKRKPK, encoded by the coding sequence ATGCATGAGAAACCGCCCCTGACACTTCAAACGACGACCCTATGGGACTATCCCTCGCAGCATTACGGAAAAGGCATGCAGGGGGATCAGAACTATATTGGGGCGACGCCTTCGTACATCATCTGGAATCTACTGGAACGGTATACGCGCAAGCGGGACTTGGTTGTTGACCCAATGTGCGGCAGCGGGACCACGCTGGACGTAGCCCGCGACTTGGAACGCCGCGCCCTGGGCTACGACATTGAGCCATTTCGCGATGACATCTTTCGCGGCGACGCACGGAAGATCCCCCTCGAAGACGAGAAAGCGGACTTTGTCTTTGTCGATCCGCCCTACTCCACGCACATCGACTATTCCAACAACCCCGCGTGTATAGGCAAGCTCGATGCACAGACCCCGGCATACTTCGAGGCGATGGAGAAGGTCATCCGCGAGATCTACCGAATTCTCAAGCCAAGCCGCTACATGGCACTCTACGTCTGCGATTCGTTTAAGAAAGGCGCGCCGTTTTGCCCGATTGGGTTTCGCCTGTTTTCGATGCTTGAGCGGCGCTTTCAAACGGCGGACATCGTCTGCGTGGCGCGCCACAACAAGTCCTTGAAGCGCCGCCATTGGCACACGGAAGCAATCGCGGGGAACTACTTTCTTCGCGGGTTCAATTACCTATTCATCATGAAGAAACCGGGGACAGTTGTCCCAAGAGACAAGCGCAAACCGAAATAA